One window of the Anaeromyxobacter dehalogenans 2CP-C genome contains the following:
- a CDS encoding TatD family hydrolase: MLIDSHAHLDLDDYRGDLDAVISRAREAGLVRVVCVGLWRGPGDFGNALALAGRDPGFFAATIGIHPHEAARVPEEDWARHEALARDPRVAAVGETGLDFHYDHSPRDVQEAAFRRSLRTARAAGKPVVIHVREADAACLRVLREEGVPEAGGVIHCFTGDAPAARAYLDLGLYVSVAGIVTFKTAEPIREAVRIVPRDRLLVETDSPFLAPIPFRGKRNEPAHVVETARKVAELWGAPLEEVAARTAENTRRLFRLA; encoded by the coding sequence ATGCTGATCGACTCGCACGCCCACCTCGACCTCGACGACTACCGGGGCGACCTCGATGCGGTGATCTCCCGCGCGCGCGAGGCCGGCCTGGTGCGGGTCGTCTGCGTCGGGCTCTGGCGGGGACCCGGCGACTTCGGCAACGCCCTGGCGCTCGCCGGGCGCGACCCCGGCTTCTTCGCCGCGACCATCGGGATCCACCCGCACGAGGCCGCGCGCGTGCCGGAGGAGGACTGGGCCCGGCACGAGGCGCTGGCGCGCGACCCGCGCGTCGCCGCGGTGGGCGAGACCGGGCTCGACTTCCACTACGACCACTCGCCGCGCGACGTGCAGGAGGCCGCGTTCCGCCGGTCGCTGCGGACCGCGCGCGCCGCCGGCAAGCCGGTGGTGATCCACGTGCGCGAGGCGGACGCCGCCTGCCTGCGCGTGCTGCGGGAGGAGGGCGTCCCCGAGGCGGGCGGGGTGATCCACTGCTTCACCGGCGACGCCCCGGCGGCGCGCGCCTACCTCGACCTCGGCCTGTACGTCTCGGTCGCCGGCATCGTCACGTTCAAGACCGCCGAGCCCATCCGCGAGGCCGTCCGCATCGTCCCGCGCGACCGGCTGCTGGTCGAGACCGACAGCCCGTTCCTCGCGCCGATCCCGTTCCGCGGGAAGCGCAACGAGCCGGCGCACGTCGTCGAGACCGCGCGCAAGGTGGCCGAGCTGTGGGGCGCGCCGCTCGAGGAGGTGGCCGCGCGCACCGCCGAGAACACCCGGCGGCTGTTCCGGCTCGCCTGA
- a CDS encoding nicotinamidase, with protein sequence MRIDRASDALLVVDLQHDFLPGGALGVADGDRVVEPLARLAPAFSTVVATQDWHPPGHVSFASTHPGQAPYASIPLAHGPQELWPDHCVRGTRGAALHPALPDAAVTLVLRKGTRREVDSYSAFRENVGPDGRRPTTGLGAWLSARGVRRVFLGGLARDFCVRVSAVDAAAEGFEVVVLDDLTRAVFPERREAVDRELAAAGARLALSGDLIR encoded by the coding sequence ATGCGGATCGATCGCGCGTCGGATGCGCTCCTGGTGGTGGACCTCCAGCACGACTTCCTGCCCGGCGGCGCGCTCGGCGTCGCCGACGGCGACCGGGTCGTGGAGCCGCTGGCGCGCCTGGCGCCCGCGTTCTCGACCGTGGTGGCGACGCAGGACTGGCACCCGCCCGGCCACGTGTCCTTCGCCTCCACGCACCCGGGCCAGGCGCCCTACGCGTCGATCCCGCTGGCGCACGGCCCGCAGGAGCTCTGGCCGGACCACTGCGTCCGCGGCACGCGGGGCGCCGCGCTGCACCCGGCGCTCCCGGACGCCGCGGTCACGCTGGTGCTGCGCAAGGGCACGCGGCGCGAGGTGGACTCCTACAGCGCCTTCCGCGAGAACGTCGGGCCGGACGGCCGGCGCCCGACCACCGGGCTGGGCGCCTGGCTCTCGGCCCGCGGCGTGCGCCGGGTGTTCCTGGGCGGGCTGGCGCGCGACTTCTGCGTGCGCGTGTCCGCGGTGGACGCGGCCGCCGAGGGGTTCGAGGTGGTGGTGCTCGACGACCTCACGCGGGCGGTGTTCCCGGAGCGGCGGGAAGCGGTGGACCGCGAGCTCGCCGCGGCGGGCGCGCGCCTGGCGCTGAGCGGGGACCTGATCCGCTGA
- a CDS encoding SOS response-associated peptidase encodes MCGRFTLTVADLAALAREWAAEVDAALAARWRPRFNVAPGDPHPVLRGRGGARRLEAAAFGLAGPGGKLLLNARVESAAGRPAFREAWAARRAAVPADGFYEWEGPAADRRPSWLHPRAGGTLLLAALWGEAPGGGPAFAILTTAANAEVGRLHDRMPLLVPPALLDAWLAGPPPALPSPGDGVLAVRPVSPRVNSPANDDAACLAAPPEPRQRALF; translated from the coding sequence ATGTGCGGACGCTTCACGCTGACCGTGGCGGACCTCGCCGCGCTGGCGCGGGAGTGGGCGGCGGAGGTGGACGCGGCGCTCGCGGCGCGCTGGCGCCCGCGCTTCAACGTGGCGCCGGGCGATCCGCACCCGGTGCTGCGCGGGCGCGGCGGCGCGCGCCGGCTCGAGGCGGCGGCGTTCGGGCTGGCGGGCCCGGGGGGCAAGCTCCTGCTCAACGCGCGGGTGGAGAGCGCCGCCGGACGGCCCGCGTTCCGCGAGGCGTGGGCGGCGCGGCGGGCGGCGGTGCCGGCCGACGGCTTCTACGAGTGGGAGGGCCCGGCCGCGGACCGGCGGCCGAGCTGGCTCCACCCGCGCGCCGGGGGCACGCTGCTCCTGGCGGCGCTGTGGGGGGAGGCGCCCGGAGGCGGGCCCGCGTTCGCGATCCTCACCACCGCCGCGAACGCCGAGGTGGGCCGCCTCCACGATCGCATGCCGCTGCTCGTGCCGCCGGCGCTGCTCGACGCCTGGCTCGCCGGCCCGCCGCCCGCCCTGCCCTCGCCCGGCGACGGCGTGCTCGCGGTCCGCCCCGTGTCACCGCGCGTCAACTCGCCCGCGAACGACGACGCGGCCTGCCTCGCCGCGCCGCCCGAGCCGCGCCAGCGTGCGCTGTTCTGA
- a CDS encoding 3'-5' exoribonuclease YhaM family protein — MDKIWAKDVKEGERARSVFLVARKAIPTAKSGKTYLSVTFQDKTGELEARAFEKVEELAAAFEEKDLVEVEGAIGAFQGKPQLRIESLAKVDAATLDAAEFVWAPPPEPKKPEKPGPGEAESAHWNELLALVDCVVDPHVKDLIKAFVEDDDVAARLRRAPAAKTVHHAYPGGLLEHTVSCLKLAHRLADHFPQVDRDLLVAGAFFHDLGKIRELSGERSTEYTDEGRLIGHLVMTAQWIHDKARRVGASRDLEHHVVHMVLSHHGRLEYGSPKVPMTLEAMLTHAIDEIDSRVNSWLNLMGKDGGNRRWTDANNVYEQPIWRGSLPTVQAEKKGPAPEVLTPVIYVPRNGAGAGGGGQPRPPKKPKERKREPRPQPAAAEAKPAEGAGEAKAEGAPAAAQAPRGEGRPERSDRGPRDQHRGFGGGGGGFGDKKRGYTGPRLPGDKGPHRPPEKKNLTHNPFAALAQKLEDAGKSAEEKPAEEKPVSPGEAEQQQAPAPTPPAPQDQPSGANEPDVAPEPAPAGTAAPEDKPAG, encoded by the coding sequence ATGGACAAGATCTGGGCCAAGGACGTCAAGGAGGGAGAGCGCGCCAGGAGCGTGTTCCTCGTCGCCCGCAAGGCGATCCCCACCGCGAAGAGCGGGAAGACGTACCTCTCCGTCACCTTCCAGGACAAGACCGGCGAGCTCGAGGCGCGCGCCTTCGAGAAGGTCGAGGAGCTGGCGGCGGCCTTCGAGGAGAAGGATCTCGTCGAGGTGGAGGGCGCCATCGGCGCGTTCCAGGGCAAGCCGCAGCTGCGCATCGAGTCGCTCGCGAAGGTCGATGCGGCCACGCTGGACGCGGCCGAGTTCGTGTGGGCGCCGCCGCCCGAGCCGAAGAAGCCGGAGAAGCCCGGGCCGGGCGAGGCCGAGTCGGCGCACTGGAACGAGCTGCTCGCGCTGGTGGACTGCGTCGTGGACCCGCACGTGAAGGACCTCATCAAGGCGTTCGTCGAGGACGACGACGTGGCCGCCAGGCTGCGCCGCGCGCCCGCCGCGAAGACGGTCCACCACGCCTACCCGGGCGGCCTGCTCGAGCACACCGTCTCCTGCCTCAAGCTGGCGCACCGCCTCGCCGACCACTTCCCGCAGGTCGATCGCGACCTGCTGGTGGCGGGCGCGTTCTTCCACGACCTGGGCAAGATCCGCGAGCTGAGCGGCGAGCGGAGCACCGAGTACACCGACGAGGGCCGGCTGATCGGGCACCTCGTCATGACCGCCCAGTGGATCCACGACAAGGCGCGCCGCGTGGGCGCCTCGCGCGACCTCGAGCACCACGTCGTGCACATGGTCCTCTCCCACCACGGGCGGCTCGAGTACGGCTCGCCCAAGGTGCCGATGACGCTCGAGGCGATGCTCACGCACGCCATCGACGAGATCGACAGCCGGGTGAACTCCTGGCTCAACCTGATGGGCAAGGACGGCGGCAACCGCCGCTGGACCGACGCGAACAACGTCTACGAGCAGCCGATCTGGCGCGGCAGCCTGCCGACGGTGCAGGCCGAGAAGAAGGGCCCGGCGCCGGAGGTCCTCACCCCCGTCATCTACGTGCCGCGCAACGGCGCGGGCGCCGGCGGTGGCGGCCAGCCGCGCCCGCCGAAGAAGCCCAAGGAGCGCAAGCGCGAGCCGCGCCCGCAGCCGGCCGCCGCCGAGGCGAAGCCGGCCGAGGGCGCCGGCGAGGCGAAGGCGGAGGGCGCCCCGGCCGCGGCGCAGGCGCCGCGCGGCGAGGGCCGGCCGGAGCGGTCCGACCGCGGCCCGCGCGACCAGCACCGCGGCTTCGGCGGCGGTGGCGGCGGCTTCGGCGACAAGAAGCGCGGCTACACCGGCCCGCGGCTGCCCGGCGACAAGGGCCCGCACCGGCCGCCGGAGAAGAAGAACCTGACGCACAACCCGTTCGCCGCGCTGGCGCAGAAGCTCGAGGACGCCGGGAAGTCGGCCGAGGAGAAGCCGGCCGAGGAGAAGCCGGTCTCGCCCGGCGAGGCGGAGCAGCAGCAGGCGCCCGCCCCCACGCCGCCCGCGCCGCAGGATCAGCCCAGCGGCGCGAACGAGCCGGACGTCGCCCCGGAGCCCGCTCCGGCCGGGACGGCCGCCCCCGAGGACAAGCCGGCGGGGTAG
- a CDS encoding HAD family hydrolase, whose translation MVPFGRTAAIFDVDDSLLDGNAGTIFTWYLYSERVMRPEVRSRIPRVIYEYARNRLTEQDMVEVGSRCQQGLYADQVKAHAHVCFERHLRKRITSGAIRQIRKHLLSGHFVVIASGSSQYIIDEVGRHLRVHAAVGTRTRIVDGRITDQILPPVVFKDGKRAAVEALAERFDLDLTRSFLYSDSMADVPLFEAVGTPVVVNPKAPFRAVAEKRGWEIVTWKERNRPGVEPDLADEWGSWEG comes from the coding sequence ATGGTCCCGTTCGGCCGCACGGCCGCCATCTTCGACGTCGACGACTCGCTCCTCGACGGGAACGCCGGGACCATCTTCACCTGGTACCTGTACAGCGAGCGCGTGATGCGGCCGGAGGTCCGGTCCCGCATCCCGCGCGTCATCTACGAGTACGCCCGCAACCGCCTCACCGAGCAGGACATGGTGGAGGTCGGCTCGCGCTGCCAGCAGGGCCTGTACGCGGACCAGGTGAAGGCGCACGCCCACGTCTGCTTCGAGCGCCACCTGCGCAAGCGCATCACCTCCGGCGCCATCCGGCAGATCCGCAAGCACCTGCTGTCGGGGCACTTCGTGGTGATCGCCTCGGGCTCGTCGCAGTACATCATCGACGAGGTGGGCCGGCACCTCCGCGTGCACGCCGCGGTCGGCACGCGCACGCGCATCGTGGACGGCCGCATCACCGACCAGATCCTGCCGCCGGTGGTGTTCAAGGACGGCAAGCGCGCGGCGGTGGAGGCGCTGGCCGAGCGCTTCGACCTCGACCTGACCCGCAGCTTCCTCTACTCCGACTCGATGGCCGACGTGCCGCTGTTCGAGGCGGTGGGCACGCCGGTGGTGGTGAACCCCAAGGCGCCGTTCCGCGCCGTCGCCGAGAAGCGCGGCTGGGAGATCGTCACCTGGAAGGAGCGCAACCGCCCCGGCGTCGAGCCGGACCTCGCCGACGAGTGGGGGAGCTGGGAGGGCTGA